A stretch of DNA from Candidatus Cloacimonadota bacterium:
TCCTGCTCTTGAGCCGCTCTCTGTCTTTCCGTCCCAGAGAACATTATGAACACCCTGTTCATAATAACCCTCTGTCAGAACTCGTACCATCTGACCTCTGACATTATAAACCGTTATCCTGACCTGAGCCGGTTTTACCAGAAAGAATTCAATATTAGTCTCCGGAT
This window harbors:
- a CDS encoding T9SS type A sorting domain-containing protein, which encodes PETNIEFFLVKPAQVRITVYNVRGQMVRVLTEGYYEQGVHNVLWDGKTESGSRAGSGMYFYNMKSGDYTSTKKMILLK